ATCACAGCACCATGGCTTCTGTCAGTGAGTACCGTGAGGAAGGGCGTTGCGGCAGCGGGCAGAACAGCCGGCCGGCAAGCGCGCACCAAGGAACAGTACTATCCATGCGCAACACCACCAGCGTGCGTGATTCTTCCGCGACGCTGGAGAGAACGGCACCGCAACACGAGCACCCCTCTTCCCCACGGGGCCATCACCGTCTGCCTCATCGTGGCACGTCCGACAGCGCTCGCCCGTCGTATTTATCTGCGGCAGCtccaaccaccaccaccgcctctgccgcctctaCTGGGGTCGTGGGAGGCTCGTCAGATAGCCTAGCATGCCCGCGTCGTGCCCTACCGCATGAGCACCGCCTCACAGAAACCCCcggctccgcctccttgtcCTCTTCACCTGACCGCACGCACGTGTCATGGTCCCCTGGGCCAttgcacagcagcaacggtcGAGGTTCGCTGACTACGAGTCTCTTCCCAGGCGCCGCATCATCGCCTCATCAAtacggcgccgtcgtcgccgcaccGCAAGCCACGCGGTACGGCGAAAGTCACAGCAGTGAGCTCGTCCGGGATGAcctggaggagcagctcgtGCGTGTCACTGCGGAGCGAGACGACTATCGACGCGAGGTCGTTGCCCTGCGGAGAGAGCTGCGAGAGCTGCAGCTAACGTTTGCACGGCAGTGCTCGCACGAGAGGGCGGAGGACCGGGAAGGGCTAGCACAGGCATCTGTGCGCTCCgtagcagccgcagcagccccggGTCACGGAGAGGGGGATTCGAGCGGTGCGCATAGAAAGCCTTGCCACCGACGACAACaacaggagcagcagcagcggcagcggtcgcCGTCGGTGCGTATCTTAGCGGTGGAGATGTCCGCCCACTCGTCGCTTTGCTCGCAGGACGGCGAGAGCGATACCCCCGATGCGTCCAACGACAACCTCCGCAGCGCACCACCGAACTCTGCGGCCATGAGCAGCTCAGTGGGTACATCAAAGATGGACAGGCGCGAGATTGCGGCTCTCTTCATGACAAAATTGCAGCAGAGCAGCTCTTCCTCGAAATGAACGGGTGGGAGCGGGGGGGGTGCccggccccccccctcctccccttctgcGCCAAACGTGCTGTGGGTTGTGTCGCTTGCTGTCGTTTTCAGTATTCGTGCTGATGCAGGTGCGAGGCTGCGTGTAAGAAAAGGGTCAGCGATGGAGTGGTCAGGCTGTACGCGCGGCTTCACTGTATGCAGCCCCATCCACCCATACGCACATTGTCGCATGCTGTTCGACTTGCTGGGTTGCATGCATTTCATTCCAAAGGCATGAAACGGACGTGCGAACACGAAAAAATAGTTTGCGCTGGTGACGCACTCCCCCTCTTTCCACCCGCTTACGCGAAAGGCGCGTACTCTGAAgccccgccgccgacggcgtcgcaCAAGTGCACCACGCTCTCGCGCTCTAGGGCACCGCTCATgccttctccccttccctcgtTCCTACAACCTGCCATGGCGGTGAGGGGAGACGTATCAGCGAGGTGTGGCGCAGTGCGCTCCTCAGCATGCAGCCGACATCTCTGTAAATACGCGCTCACACAGATACGCCGACACATACGCATGCATACACAGctacatacacatatacatatcagcacatacacacacatacacgttGACGAGCAAGCAGCGGTGAAGAGTGCAGCCCGTCATACTCCctgtctccccccccctcctcctccctcacactctctacccctccccccagaaggaaaagacgcgcacacgccgacgTTCGCGAGTGTGCGTTCGTTTCGTTTCTGATTCTCATAGACTGGTGGCGTTGTGCCTGCAGCCATGCTGCAATCATGTCGTCGGCTGTTCGACACCCTTCCGTTTGTGCCGATGGCCCTCAGTACCCTCGACATACTGGAGCAACGCCTGCTGGCAGCTGGGCTGGGTGGCACAACCAACACCGCTGCTACCCCCAAGTCGCTTGTGGCGCCGAGTGCCAGCAGCAACTACAGTGAGGCAGACAAGGCGGATCAGCTCAAATGGTTCAGCAGCAGTGTCAACGCTCCATTCTTCATCTCCCCCAAGCACGACGGTGTGCGCCTCATCTCGTACGTCTCTCCAACAACTGCAACAGGGCCCCCATCTGCGCAGCAGGCATCAAGTAAGACCAagaccggcgccgccacagtcgcgccgccgccgttgatGACGTGCTACTCGCGCTACGGACGGCCTATCTACGGTCTCTTCTGGATTgaagaggagctgcgcctcctgcggGCCCTCTGCGGCGACGCCTCGCTCATCATCGATGGGGAGCTGTACCTGCACCAGACCGACATGGACGCCTCCCGAGGGGGGCGGGAAGGCCGGGCTAACGCCTCAGATGGTAGGAAGAGAAAGCCAGCTAgaacggcgctgccgtcttccGATGCTGACGGAGTCAACAGCTTCAATACGGGCTTTCTCGCCGTCTCTGCGCTTGTCAATAGATTTCGCAGCTCCACCTTCCGGTGCGCGAGCAAGGAAAGTGTCCTGAAGTACGTcccctctctgcctcgccTCTGCGTATTCGATGTTCCGTCCTACAACCCGTGCGCCAATCCACTAGCACCCCCCACGCGCAATGCGCCGACCGCCATCTCGGCAGCGTCACGTCTTCACGTGGAGACCAAAGCCTCTGTGAAGTATGATGGAAGCCCTCAGCAAGTCTtggcagagctgcagcgtgtccGCGGCAACGTTACCGATGCACTTCGGCTCAACGATGTGGAGCAGCTCCGCATCGTTCCCAACGTAACACCCTTCTCGCAGCGACTCCGCACCATGCACTACCTCTTCGAGCTGCTCTCACGCGGCATGAAGTCGCcagtgctgcggcagcacttCTGCCCCACATCTTCGCGCATGTGCGGCGCACCGACGACACGCCCCATCCGCAACTGTCGCAAGCACACACCCACGGCGGCACAAGTGCAGCCACCACATAGCGGAATCGGCCAGCACCACGGCGGACACTTTGTGTCTCGCATCCCGTATCAGCTCGTGAAGTCTCTCGAAGACACCACACAGCGGATGCTGCCCATGTACCTTGACGCTGGCTACGAAGGCGCCGTCATCCGCGCTCCGGTGAACACGTACGACTTCAAGGAAAAGACGAAGGGCACGCTGGCTGCACTGGTCGCTCCACTTCTGCGGGCCACTGAGACTACGAAGACTCGTCGAGGTCGGCACCTGCGTGGGACAAGCACCGGTGCAGGTGAAGCGAGTGGTCGAAGAGCTCGAAACCGTGCCGCCCTGCTACTCTCCCTAAACACCGGACCTGTGTTAGGTGCAGCCACACCCCTGATGGTGCACGCGTACAGGGGCGATGCTCCTCGTCGTGAGCCAATGCAGCCCATCTTGCCCTCCGATGCCGGCCTCACGGATGCCGAGCTGGATGTGCTGGACGTCGTAGCCGTGGGCCGGCGGGCGGTCTTGC
The genomic region above belongs to Leishmania major strain Friedlin complete genome, chromosome 11 and contains:
- a CDS encoding putative DNA ligase, which encodes MALSTLDILEQRLLAAGLGGTTNTAATPKSLVAPSASSNYSEADKADQLKWFSSSVNAPFFISPKHDGVRLISYVSPTTATGPPSAQQASSKTKTGAATVAPPPLMTCYSRYGRPIYGLFWIEEELRLLRALCGDASLIIDGELYLHQTDMDASRGGREGRANASDGRKRKPARTALPSSDADGVNSFNTGFLAVSALVNRFRSSTFRCASKESVLKYVPSLPRLCVFDVPSYNPCANPLAPPTRNAPTAISAASRLHVETKASVKYDGSPQQVLAELQRVRGNVTDALRLNDVEQLRIVPNVTPFSQRLRTMHYLFELLSRGMKSPVLRQHFCPTSSRMCGAPTTRPIRNCRKHTPTAAQVQPPHSGIGQHHGGHFVSRIPYQLVKSLEDTTQRMLPMYLDAGYEGAVIRAPVNTYDFKEKTKGTLAALVAPLLRATETTKTRRGRHLRGTSTGAGEASGRRARNRAALLLSLNTGPVLGAATPLMVHAYRGDAPRREPMQPILPSDAGLTDAELDVLDVVAVGRRAVLQSAKLPQRSMTAVKVLTYHDREYPILRPLLKEPSKNPRTRELVSIPRSHVRALGYPIKRSTDTALSDGDGATTLTPATPRCGKKKTKSMNHATTAGQGSAVFYGLQCLAENGLVFNTSLPKMTLAQQKTLLQHLLSAGRDPMREGREAASATMKTPHNKRSNAEAPYGGAAHPSPSKIVSLTGLYATVKFSTLTEHGLPRFGSIKAIRGGKGWFM